The following are from one region of the Methanoculleus caldifontis genome:
- the trxA gene encoding thioredoxin: MDENRPVDDDLQRLREERLREMEARLMGGRGSVFELADDTFQEAVRAHTALVVDVWAEWCGPCRMVAPVIEDLARDFAGRVAFSKCNVDQSPRLAAQFSITAIPTLLFFSNGALVDRVVGALPREAIKARVMRAFG, encoded by the coding sequence ATGGATGAGAATCGACCGGTAGACGACGACCTGCAGCGCCTCCGTGAAGAGCGCCTCCGCGAGATGGAGGCCCGGCTCATGGGCGGTCGGGGTAGTGTCTTCGAACTCGCCGACGATACGTTTCAGGAGGCCGTGCGGGCGCACACCGCCCTGGTCGTCGACGTCTGGGCGGAATGGTGCGGTCCCTGCCGGATGGTGGCCCCGGTGATCGAGGACCTCGCGCGCGACTTTGCCGGCAGGGTGGCCTTTTCCAAGTGCAACGTCGACCAGAGCCCGCGGCTTGCGGCACAGTTCAGCATAACCGCGATACCGACGCTCCTCTTCTTCTCGAACGGGGCGCTCGTCGACCGGGTGGTCGGCGCGCTCCCGAGAGAGGCGATCAAGGCCCGGGTCATGCGGGCGTTCGGCTAG
- the purF gene encoding amidophosphoribosyltransferase, with protein MCGIVGIVDAGGVSFPLYYALYALQHRGQESAGISTFEGTTLYTHKGQGLVAEVFNKHILQGLPGTAGIGHVRYPTTGSKIPENVQPFKFHYQGLDLAIAHNGNLVNTAELREEYERRGQIFCTTTDTEIIASVIADALRTSKSMEDAVRLCMRRLRGSYAVVALVNGVVYAFRDPLGIKPLCIGRIDHGYIVASESVGIDALDGTFVRDVRPGELVCIDKDGLSSVQVATANRTAHCIFEYIYFARADSIIDGTLVYDVRRKIGQDLYDASPIEADIACPVPDSGIAYAAGYAERSGTPFVEGLMKNRYMGRTFIMPTQQQRERAVRIKLNTVRGNLKDKRVVLIDDSIVRGTTSRRIVNMIRDAGASEIHLRVGSPPIIAPCYLGVDMPTRTELIASGQDVEAVCGSVGATSLAYIPLEDLVEAIGCDERNLCTGCLTGCYPVEINGEKSCHCVVDYVAGTHQSDLSAFRGEKERTA; from the coding sequence ATGTGTGGTATCGTTGGCATCGTCGATGCTGGCGGTGTCTCTTTTCCGTTGTACTATGCCCTGTACGCTCTCCAGCACCGGGGGCAGGAGAGCGCGGGGATCTCTACTTTTGAAGGCACGACCCTGTACACGCACAAAGGTCAGGGTCTCGTTGCCGAGGTCTTCAACAAACATATCCTGCAAGGATTGCCGGGGACCGCCGGAATTGGACACGTGCGCTACCCGACGACCGGATCAAAGATCCCGGAGAATGTTCAGCCGTTCAAGTTCCACTATCAGGGGCTTGACCTGGCGATCGCCCATAACGGCAACCTGGTGAACACGGCCGAGCTCCGCGAGGAGTACGAGCGCCGGGGGCAGATCTTCTGCACCACGACCGACACCGAGATCATCGCGAGCGTCATCGCCGACGCGCTCCGGACCTCAAAGAGCATGGAGGATGCCGTGCGGCTCTGCATGCGCCGCCTGCGCGGCTCCTATGCGGTCGTCGCGCTGGTGAACGGCGTCGTCTACGCCTTCCGCGACCCGCTCGGGATCAAACCGCTCTGCATCGGCCGGATCGACCACGGCTACATCGTCGCCTCGGAGAGCGTGGGGATCGATGCGCTGGACGGCACGTTCGTCCGCGACGTCCGGCCGGGCGAGCTCGTCTGCATCGATAAGGACGGGCTCTCCTCGGTCCAGGTTGCGACCGCGAACCGGACGGCGCACTGCATCTTCGAGTACATCTACTTCGCCCGCGCCGACTCGATCATCGACGGGACGCTGGTCTACGACGTCCGGCGGAAGATCGGGCAGGACCTCTACGACGCGAGCCCGATCGAGGCGGACATCGCCTGCCCGGTCCCGGACTCCGGGATCGCCTACGCCGCCGGCTACGCCGAGCGGTCGGGGACCCCGTTCGTGGAGGGGCTGATGAAGAACCGCTACATGGGCCGGACGTTCATCATGCCGACCCAGCAGCAGCGGGAGCGGGCGGTCCGGATCAAGCTCAACACCGTCCGCGGGAACCTCAAGGACAAACGGGTGGTCCTCATCGACGACAGCATCGTCCGGGGAACGACCTCCCGCCGGATCGTGAACATGATCCGCGACGCGGGCGCGAGCGAGATCCACCTCCGGGTCGGCTCGCCGCCGATCATCGCCCCCTGTTACCTCGGCGTGGACATGCCCACCCGCACGGAGTTGATCGCGAGCGGGCAGGATGTCGAGGCGGTCTGCGGGAGCGTCGGGGCGACCTCGCTTGCCTACATCCCGCTCGAGGACCTGGTGGAGGCGATCGGGTGCGACGAGCGGAACCTCTGCACCGGGTGCCTGACCGGGTGCTACCCGGTGGAGATCAACGGGGAGAAGAGCTGCCACTGCGTCGTCGACTACGTGGCCGGCACCCACCAGTCCGACCTCTCGGCCTTCAGGGGCGAGAAGGAACGGACAGCGTAA
- a CDS encoding 4a-hydroxytetrahydrobiopterin dehydratase, with amino-acid sequence MDLPSEPIDPGIADTAPLTRREIADLLPEVPDWLLVDGRLSARFACRDFSGALDLLCEIARFAAQEGHLPDVGIREGRMVDVAWYSYAIGGLSQNDFIMAARLSDRLRSRRGGPL; translated from the coding sequence ATGGACCTTCCCTCCGAGCCGATCGATCCGGGCATCGCGGATACGGCACCCCTGACCCGGCGGGAGATCGCCGACCTCCTGCCGGAGGTCCCGGACTGGTTACTCGTTGACGGCCGTCTCTCGGCCCGGTTCGCCTGCAGGGACTTCTCCGGCGCCCTCGATCTTCTCTGCGAGATCGCCCGGTTCGCCGCGCAGGAGGGCCACCTCCCCGATGTCGGGATCCGCGAGGGCCGGATGGTGGACGTGGCCTGGTACTCCTACGCCATCGGCGGCCTCTCCCAAAACGACTTCATCATGGCCGCGCGGCTCTCCGACCGGCTCAGGTCCCGGCGGGGCGGGCCCCTCTAG
- a CDS encoding 50S ribosomal protein L37e — MSKGTPSMGKRQKRTHIACRRCGKISFHAQHKVCAACGFGRSSRLRSYRWTEKKAKVPTH, encoded by the coding sequence ATGTCAAAAGGCACACCCTCAATGGGCAAGCGGCAGAAGCGCACCCACATCGCCTGCAGGCGGTGCGGCAAGATCTCGTTCCACGCACAGCACAAGGTCTGTGCGGCCTGTGGTTTCGGAAGAAGCAGCAGGCTCCGCAGCTACCGGTGGACGGAGAAGAAGGCAAAGGTACCGACTCACTAG